A window from Telopea speciosissima isolate NSW1024214 ecotype Mountain lineage chromosome 8, Tspe_v1, whole genome shotgun sequence encodes these proteins:
- the LOC122672676 gene encoding pentatricopeptide repeat-containing protein At3g48250, chloroplastic: MKRANAILASLKHINSLLLSRPSAARFLQSQSQPQVMRYTHSPYFSCVSSSQAYISGFPTSQQKLHFSIKPNSIVELVLANEWSDVVEQELEKSNPTLTHETVLYVLKQLDKNPEKAWYFFGWFSEKRGFKPTSALYSLMLRILGRKDSMKEFWFMVHKMRDEGFLIDNETYVALVGNFKNAKMATDADALTKLYSQMAEEGITDSTVKGVVEVVMALDWSDEVEKKLGQLGLSLSENTMLRVLKELRAHPLKALGFFRWAANHLGYKHSTVTYNAILRVLGWVESIEEFWNMVREMKEAGHEIDLDTYIKLSRQFQKSKMIKDAVELYELMMDGPYKPSIQNCSMLLRHISLAGTPDLDLVFRVVKKYEAAGHPLSKSVYDGIHRSLTSVGKFDEAEKILETMKNAGYEPDNITYSQLVYGLCKAGRLEEACKTLDEMEARDCVPDLKTWTILIQGHCMAGEVDEALTCFTKMIGKNCDADADLLEVLVNGLCSKNKLDGAYALITEMVDKARLRPWQATYKFLIQSLLGQGKLEEALKILILMKKHNFPPFQEPFVQYIAKFGTVEDAKEFLKALSVKAYPSLSAYVNVFTSFFKEGRDSEAQDLLYKCPHHIRKHTDILNLFGSKKNAAATV; this comes from the coding sequence TGCAATTTTAGCGTCTCTCAAGCATATCAACTCGCTCCTCCTGAGTCGGCCTTCCGCGGCTCGGTTTCTGCAATCTCAGTCTCAGCCCCAGGTGATGCGATACACTCACTCTCCGTACTTTTCTTGTGTCAGTTCATCACAAGCTTATATTTCTGGTTTTCCTACTAGCCAACAAAAATTGCACTTCTCAATAAAGCCAAACTCTATTGTGGAACTCGTTTTAGCGAACGAATGGTCTGATGTGGTAGAACAGGAGCTAGAAAAATCCAATCCAACTCTAACCCACGAAACTGTTCTTTACGTATTGAAGCAACTCGATAAGAACCCAGAAAAGGCTTGGTATTTCTTCGGCTGGTTTTCCGAGAAACGTGGGTTTAAACCCACTTCTGCGTTATATAGCCTAATGCTCAGGATTTTAGGTCGCAAGGATTCGATGAAGGAGTTTTGGTTTATGGTGCATAAAATGCGGGATGAGGGGTTTCTTATTGACAATGAAACATACGTTGCACTAGTTGGTAATTTCAAGAATGCGAAAATGGCCACTGATGCTGATGCTCTGACTAAATTATACTCTCAGATGGCTGAAGAGGGCATCACGGATTCTACTGTAAAAGGGGTTGTTGAGGTCGTTATGGCTTTGGATTGGAGTGATGAGGTTGAGAAGAAATTGGGGCAACTCGGGCTTTCTTTATCGGAGAATACCATGTTGAGGGTCTTAAAGGAACTTCGTGCACACCCTTTAAAGGCTTTAGGGTTTTTCCGTTGGGCTGCTAATCATCTAGGTTATAAACACAGTACTGTTACTTATAATGCAATCCTTCGTGTTCTTGGGTGGGTTGAATCAATTGAGGAGTTTTGGAACATGGTCAGGGAAATGAAGGAGGCAGGTCATGAGATAGATCTTGACACCTATATAAAACTTTCAAGGCAGTTTCAGAAGAGCAAGATGATAAAGGATGCTGTGGAGCTTTATGAGCTTATGATGGATGGCCCCTACAAGCCGTCAATTCAGAACTGCAGTATGCTTTTGCGGCATATCTCGTTGGCTGGCACCCCagatttggatttggtattCAGAGTTGTAAAGAAATATGAGGCAGCAGGGCATCCCCTGTCTAAATCTGTTTATGATGGGATCCATAGGTCTTTGACTAGTGTGGGAAAATTTGATGAAGCAGaaaaaattttagaaaccatGAAAAATGCTGGTTATGAACCTGACAACATTACCTACAGCCAACTGGTTTATGGACTCTGTAAAGCAGGGAGGCTAGAGGAAGCTTGTAAGACCTTGGATGAGATGGAAGCACGTGATTGTGTTCCTGACCTCAAGACCTGGACAATTTTAATTCAGGGGCATTGCATGGCTGGCGAAGTTGACGAGGCATTAACTTGTTTCACTAAGATGATCGGGAAGAACTGTGATGCTGATGCCGATCTCCTAGAAGTCCTGGTAAATGGATTGTGTAGTAAGAATAAGCTAGATGGTGCATATGCTTTGATCACTGAGATGGTGGACAAGGCCCGTTTGAGACCTTGGCAAGCTACGTATAAATTTTTGATTCAAAGCCTTCTTGGACAAGGGAAACTCGAGGAAGCATTGAAGATTCTTATTTTAATGAAGAAACACAATTTCCCACCATTCCAGGAACCCTTTGTTCAGTATATAGCGAAGTTTGGGACTGTGGAAGATGCTAAGGAATTCTTGAAAGCATTAAGTGTAAAGGCGTACCCATCCCTTTCTGCTTACGTTAATGTCTTCACATCTTTCTTCAAAGAAGGTAGGGATTCTGAAGCTCAAGATTTGCTCTACAAGTGTCCCCATCATATTCGCAAACATACTGACATTTTGAATCTTTTTGGTTCTAAAAAAAATGCGGCTGCTACTGTTTAA
- the LOC122672682 gene encoding protein Rf1, mitochondrial-like, with translation MLQRGQNPDVVTFNSLIHDLCNSGQSEEATELLNKRLELGVSPDVVTFNSLIHGLCNSGQSEEATELRNKMLELGVSPDVVTFNILIDDLCKGRRTAEAHKLLELMLQRGQKPNVVTFSSLIHGQCNSKQWKEATGLLKKMLELGVSPDVVTFNILIDGGLCKDGRTAEAHKLFELMLERGQKPNVVTFNSLIHGLCNSSQSEEAIGLLNKMLELGVSPNIVLISTF, from the exons ATGCTGCAAAGAGGACAAAATCCTGATGTTGTCACTTTCAACTCTTTGATTCATGACCTATGCAATTCTGGCCAATCAGAAGAAGCCACTGAATTGCTAAATAAAAGGTTGGAACTAGGAGTCTCTCCTGATGTTGTCACTTTCAACTCTTTGATTCATGGCCTATGCAATTCTGGCCAATCAGAAGAAGCCACTGAATTGCGAAATAAAATGTTGGAACTAGGAGTCTCTCCTGATGTCGTGACTTTCAACATTTTGATAGATGATCTTTGCAAAGGCAGAAGGACCGCCGAAGCACACaagttgcttgaattgatgctTCAAAGAGGACAAAAGCCTAATGTTGTCACTTTCAGCTCTTTGATTCATGGCCAATGCAATTCTAaacaatggaaagaagccaCTGGATTGCTAAAGAAAATGTTGGAACTAGGAGTCTCTCCTGATGTCGTGACTTTCAACATTTTGATAGATGGTGGTCTTTGCAAAGACGGAAGGACCGCCGAAGCACATAAGTTGTTTGAATTGATGCTGGAAAGAGGACAGAAGCCTAATGTTGTCACTTTCAACTCTTTGATTCATGGCCTATGCAATTCTAGCCAATCAGAAGAAGCCATTGGATTGCTAAATAAAATGTTGGAACTAGGAGTCTCTCCTAATATCGT CTTAA TTTCAACATTCTAA